A genome region from Thermococcus sp. includes the following:
- a CDS encoding iron ABC transporter permease produces MGLKPFKVLLLMPLVFLLIFFYIPLVSIVKTGLWDGEPTLRYLGEVLSNGYHRHVIAFTVEQAIASTLLTLALGLPGAYIFAKYDFPGKRTIKAFLTVPFVMPSVMVALGYILLFGKNGFVTELLGRDLGILYSWKAILLAHAFYNFPIVIRMVSSLWQRINPHYEEAAMALGARGWRLFWRVTLPMISPAIFASAMLTFVFCFLSFSIPLIIGGYQYATMEVDIFTQVMTLLDFKTGAALALIQITLSAVFMYLYLRSLEAYSKREEQRIFQKPAGFRWKDLLSIKGLLMAAYSLIVFLFIVAPLLAVLYDSLRFQGSWSLEWYRRVFSPEYNPMFGASTMVTIRNSLAFGISTVLLSTLVVLPVAYILHRWNFRGKRLFDVLVMLPLASSPVTLALGYIKVFHSTPLYYTAAIVAIAHTVIAYPFVLRSVSMALRKIKPNLFEAALSLGAREWRAFLKVELPIAIGGVIVGAIFAFAMSIAELGATYMLAKPEYTTMAVAVYRFLGSRQFGSASALSVMLMVLSALSFVVIERVGEEVW; encoded by the coding sequence ATGGGGTTAAAGCCTTTCAAGGTACTCCTCCTGATGCCACTGGTGTTCCTGCTGATTTTCTTCTACATCCCGTTAGTCAGCATAGTAAAAACCGGTCTGTGGGATGGGGAGCCAACCCTGCGGTATCTCGGTGAGGTTCTCTCCAACGGGTACCACAGGCACGTCATAGCCTTCACCGTGGAGCAGGCAATCGCCTCCACCCTCCTGACACTTGCCCTCGGCCTCCCCGGAGCGTACATCTTCGCAAAGTATGATTTTCCAGGAAAACGCACAATAAAAGCTTTCCTGACCGTTCCGTTCGTGATGCCCAGCGTAATGGTGGCCCTGGGCTACATCCTTCTCTTTGGAAAGAACGGCTTCGTAACCGAACTTTTGGGCCGTGATCTTGGTATCCTGTACTCGTGGAAGGCCATACTCCTAGCCCACGCGTTCTACAACTTCCCCATAGTTATCAGGATGGTTTCCTCCCTCTGGCAACGCATCAACCCCCACTACGAGGAGGCGGCCATGGCGCTTGGGGCAAGGGGATGGAGGCTGTTCTGGAGGGTGACCCTGCCGATGATCTCCCCCGCGATCTTTGCCTCGGCCATGCTCACTTTCGTGTTCTGCTTCTTGAGCTTTTCAATTCCCCTGATAATCGGCGGCTACCAGTACGCTACGATGGAGGTGGATATATTCACGCAGGTGATGACCCTCCTCGACTTCAAGACGGGGGCGGCCCTGGCACTTATTCAGATAACACTGAGCGCGGTTTTTATGTACCTCTACCTGAGGAGTCTGGAGGCGTATTCCAAACGGGAGGAGCAAAGGATATTCCAGAAACCCGCTGGTTTTAGATGGAAAGACCTTCTGAGCATCAAAGGGCTCTTGATGGCTGCGTATTCCCTCATCGTGTTCCTCTTTATAGTTGCGCCTCTCCTGGCAGTCCTCTACGACTCGCTCCGGTTCCAGGGGAGCTGGTCTCTGGAGTGGTACAGGAGGGTCTTCTCACCAGAGTACAACCCCATGTTTGGGGCCAGCACGATGGTAACGATAAGGAATTCCCTGGCCTTTGGCATCTCAACCGTGCTCCTCTCAACACTGGTGGTCCTTCCGGTAGCTTACATCCTCCACCGCTGGAACTTCCGCGGAAAAAGGCTGTTCGATGTACTGGTCATGTTGCCCCTTGCTAGCTCGCCGGTGACGTTGGCCCTCGGGTACATCAAAGTTTTCCATTCAACTCCCCTTTATTACACGGCGGCCATAGTGGCCATAGCCCATACGGTGATCGCGTATCCCTTCGTGCTGCGCTCCGTCTCAATGGCGCTGAGGAAGATAAAACCCAACCTGTTTGAGGCGGCGCTGAGCCTCGGAGCAAGGGAGTGGAGGGCGTTCCTGAAGGTTGAGCTGCCCATCGCCATTGGCGGAGTGATAGTCGGCGCCATATTCGCCTTCGCCATGAGCATAGCCGAGCTCGGTGCCACCTACATGCTGGCCAAACCGGAGTACACGACCATGGCGGTAGCGGTCTACAGGTTCCTGGGCTCCCGCCAGTTTGGAAGCGCCTCCGCGTTATCCGTCATGCTGATGGTGCTCTCGGCGCTAAGCTTCGTGGTTATAGAGAGGGTAGGGGAAGAGGTATGGTAA
- a CDS encoding ABC transporter ATP-binding protein, which translates to MVTVELRNVEKKWEDFRLRINHLGARDGEFLTLLGPSGCGKTTTLRIIAGFDRPEGGEILFDGIRMNEVPPYERGIGIVFQDYALFPHMTVFKNVSFGLEMRRVPRRETEERVKRALELVGLRGMENRYPEQLSGGQQQRVALARALVVEPEVLLLDEPLSNLDAKIREKLRGEVRRIQRELGITTIYVTHDQEEAMAISDRIAVMNVGTVEQVGKPLELYYRPKTEFVARFLGLSNILKLEAENGRACLGRLCFKVEKEGSVRLFFRPESVYIKPGKTGRIIDYELLPGRVRLKIDVEGNTILAERFLHELPFSIDEPPKDVDLEVLSFSTI; encoded by the coding sequence ATGGTAACGGTCGAACTTCGAAACGTCGAGAAGAAGTGGGAAGACTTCAGGCTCAGGATAAACCACCTGGGGGCTCGGGATGGGGAATTCCTCACCCTGCTCGGGCCAAGCGGATGTGGGAAGACCACGACACTGAGAATAATAGCAGGGTTTGATAGGCCGGAGGGGGGAGAAATACTCTTTGATGGAATACGGATGAACGAAGTTCCCCCCTACGAGCGCGGGATAGGAATAGTATTCCAGGACTACGCCCTCTTTCCACATATGACCGTTTTTAAAAACGTCTCCTTCGGACTGGAGATGAGAAGGGTCCCCAGGAGGGAAACGGAGGAGCGTGTGAAGCGGGCACTTGAGCTAGTCGGTTTGAGGGGGATGGAGAACAGATATCCAGAGCAGCTCTCCGGCGGTCAGCAGCAGCGCGTTGCACTCGCGAGGGCCCTTGTAGTCGAGCCTGAGGTTCTCCTTCTGGATGAGCCTCTAAGCAACCTCGACGCAAAGATCCGTGAGAAGCTCAGGGGAGAGGTAAGGAGGATCCAGCGGGAGCTCGGGATAACGACGATATACGTCACCCACGATCAGGAGGAGGCGATGGCTATAAGCGACAGGATCGCCGTCATGAACGTCGGAACCGTCGAACAGGTCGGAAAACCTCTGGAGCTTTACTATCGCCCAAAGACTGAGTTCGTGGCCCGTTTTCTCGGCCTCAGCAACATACTGAAGCTCGAAGCTGAGAACGGAAGGGCTTGCCTGGGGAGACTGTGCTTCAAAGTTGAAAAGGAGGGAAGTGTTCGCCTCTTCTTCAGACCAGAGAGCGTGTACATAAAACCCGGAAAAACGGGGAGGATAATCGACTACGAGCTTCTACCAGGTAGGGTGCGCCTGAAGATTGACGTGGAGGGGAACACAATACTGGCGGAACGGTTCCTACATGAACTGCCATTTTCAATAGATGAACCGCCGAAGGATGTTGACCTGGAGGTACTCTCTTTCTCCACGATTTAA
- a CDS encoding NCS2 family permease translates to MGWLENYFEFERYDTNMRTEVLAGITTFMTMAYILFVNPQILSVAMGKGAFDSLVTVTALSAGITTIIMALYAKKPFALAPGMGLNGYFAYSVVKGMGYSWQVALAAVFVEGIVFMILSVTKVRSAIIHAIPLSQKYAVGAGIGLFLTFIGLNDIGLISATTSGGVLQFTGLHAQVLSTRAGLLFFFGLFLTGVLISMRVKGALLISILSTSVLGWITKAAPWPHTLFSTPTLSYTFMKMDIHGLLNVGALGVIFAFFMVDFFDTIGTVTGLSAKAGYLTEEGKIPDAEKILLTDAIGTTLGAVLGTSTVTTYIESAAGIEEGGRSGMTALITGALFLGIGLFIAPLAGAIPAFATAPALVIVGYYMLSALKEVDFGDHTEALPAFLVLMAIPFTYSISIGIGLGFISYTVLKVFSGRWKEVHPIMYALAVIFAAYFAYLA, encoded by the coding sequence ATGGGATGGCTGGAGAACTACTTTGAATTTGAACGCTACGACACTAACATGAGAACGGAGGTTTTGGCGGGTATAACAACCTTCATGACGATGGCGTACATCCTATTCGTCAACCCTCAGATACTGAGCGTCGCTATGGGAAAGGGCGCATTTGACAGCCTTGTGACGGTAACCGCTCTCTCGGCGGGGATAACCACGATAATAATGGCCCTTTACGCCAAAAAACCTTTCGCCCTTGCCCCCGGAATGGGCCTGAACGGCTACTTCGCCTACAGCGTCGTTAAAGGAATGGGATACAGCTGGCAGGTGGCACTTGCGGCGGTTTTCGTGGAGGGCATAGTGTTCATGATCCTGAGCGTGACCAAGGTCAGGAGCGCGATAATCCACGCGATCCCCCTAAGTCAGAAATACGCGGTCGGTGCTGGAATAGGTCTCTTTCTGACGTTCATAGGGCTCAATGATATTGGACTCATAAGCGCCACGACTTCAGGCGGAGTCCTTCAATTCACGGGGCTACATGCGCAGGTCCTCTCCACCAGAGCGGGGCTTCTTTTCTTCTTCGGGTTGTTCTTAACGGGGGTACTGATCTCCATGCGCGTAAAGGGAGCACTTCTAATCTCGATACTAAGCACCAGTGTATTGGGTTGGATTACAAAAGCAGCCCCCTGGCCCCATACGTTGTTCTCGACGCCAACCCTCAGTTACACGTTCATGAAAATGGACATCCACGGCCTTCTGAACGTAGGGGCCCTGGGGGTCATATTTGCCTTCTTTATGGTCGATTTCTTTGACACCATAGGGACCGTGACGGGTCTAAGTGCCAAAGCCGGCTATCTCACGGAGGAGGGGAAGATCCCGGATGCGGAGAAAATCCTCCTAACGGATGCTATAGGCACCACATTGGGTGCGGTTCTGGGAACCTCAACGGTCACCACATACATCGAGAGCGCCGCCGGAATCGAGGAAGGCGGAAGAAGCGGAATGACCGCATTGATCACGGGCGCCCTCTTCCTCGGCATAGGGCTCTTCATAGCTCCCCTGGCCGGAGCTATTCCGGCGTTCGCGACGGCACCCGCACTGGTGATAGTCGGATACTACATGCTCAGTGCGCTGAAGGAGGTTGACTTCGGCGACCACACCGAAGCACTGCCCGCGTTCCTCGTGCTGATGGCCATACCCTTCACGTACTCAATATCCATAGGAATCGGCCTGGGGTTCATAAGCTACACGGTGCTAAAAGTTTTCAGCGGGCGCTGGAAGGAGGTACATCCAATCATGTACGCCTTGGCGGTGATATTTGCCGCGTATTTTGCCTATCTCGCCTGA
- a CDS encoding metal-dependent transcriptional regulator, translating to MTVSKREEEYLETMYILHKNKGVIRIKDIARTMRVKPPSVVDALKRLAEKGFVEYEKYDRILLTEEGKGLAETIYSKHLLLTQFFIDILGIPPEVAEQDACQFEHYVHEITVRRMREFARFIQEQCPYVLKQFLKEKQGDEPSE from the coding sequence GTGACCGTAAGCAAAAGAGAGGAGGAGTACCTTGAAACCATGTACATCCTCCACAAAAACAAGGGTGTAATACGGATTAAGGACATTGCCAGAACGATGCGCGTTAAACCACCGAGCGTTGTGGATGCCCTGAAGAGACTCGCCGAGAAGGGTTTTGTGGAGTACGAGAAATACGATAGGATTCTCCTGACCGAGGAGGGAAAGGGGCTCGCGGAAACTATCTATTCAAAGCACCTCTTGCTGACCCAGTTCTTCATCGATATACTGGGTATCCCGCCCGAGGTGGCGGAGCAGGACGCGTGTCAGTTCGAGCACTACGTCCACGAGATAACGGTCAGGAGGATGAGGGAATTCGCCCGTTTTATTCAGGAGCAGTGCCCCTACGTCCTCAAGCAGTTCTTAAAGGAAAAACAAGGGGATGAACCTTCCGAGTGA
- the scpB gene encoding SMC-Scp complex subunit ScpB — protein sequence MGLIEDKALVEAALFVSGRPLSVKELSKALGIRSLDYLEKLIELIAAEYAERKSAIEVVRVLGDKYVMQVKQEYSQRVIHLMPRPDLRTGELKTLAIIAYLQPIEQSKLVKLRGSQAYEHVKNLINMGLVYAEPYERTKLLGTTQKFAELYGFPENDPMIIKEAFKRVVHAEYSDLMDKLEEKEGSAEESA from the coding sequence GTGGGACTCATTGAAGACAAAGCCCTCGTCGAGGCGGCACTCTTCGTTTCTGGACGACCGCTCAGTGTGAAGGAACTCTCAAAGGCACTGGGGATAAGATCACTTGACTACCTGGAGAAGCTAATAGAACTGATCGCCGCCGAGTACGCTGAAAGAAAGAGTGCAATAGAGGTGGTTCGCGTTTTGGGGGACAAGTACGTAATGCAGGTAAAGCAGGAGTACTCCCAGCGGGTCATCCATCTGATGCCGAGACCCGACCTCCGGACCGGGGAGCTGAAAACGCTCGCCATTATAGCGTATCTCCAGCCAATAGAGCAGAGCAAGCTCGTCAAACTCAGGGGGAGCCAGGCGTACGAGCACGTAAAGAACCTCATCAACATGGGGTTGGTATACGCCGAACCTTACGAGAGGACAAAGCTCCTCGGGACAACGCAGAAGTTCGCAGAACTCTACGGCTTTCCCGAAAACGACCCCATGATAATAAAGGAGGCTTTCAAAAGAGTCGTGCACGCGGAGTACAGCGACCTCATGGATAAGCTGGAGGAGAAGGAAGGGAGTGCGGAGGAGAGTGCCTGA